The Phycisphaerae bacterium genome segment GCCATCGGCAGACTCCTTTCGCAAGAGACTCTCGCCGCTCCATACGGCATACTTGCGAAAGGTATACACGATGCCAATCGATCGCGCCAGACCTCCCAGCTTACCTATCTATGCGCGCTGGCCCTGTCCTCCCAACCGGCTTGGTTGTCCTCGTGGTTGCGCACGTCTACCACGCGGTAGACGTCGGTCCAGGTCTTGCCGCATCTGAGACAGCGGGTTTGACATTCGTACTCGTCCTCGAATTCCGCGAGCATCAGCCGATCGCAATCGAGCTCTTCATGCCCGCAGTACGGGCAGCGCGTCGCGCCGCCTTTCAGGTAGGCCGCCTTCTGGTCTTCGGTCATGTGAACCGCTCCTGTGTAAGGGTCTGGCTGACGCGCACGCGTGCGGAATCACCGTGTCAAGTCAGCCTGGGGTAAGCACACATCAGGGGTGAAGGTTGCTTCCGGGCGGGAATCGTGAAGGCGGGCTTCAGGCGTGAGCGGGGGAAGTGAGTCGTTGAGGGGTGTTCGGCGGCATCTTACACCAGCCGTCAAGCCGCTTGGCCAGCGCAGGTGCCCGCTGCTCAATGAGCTCGGCCAGCCTGCCCAGGAAGCTGTGGTAGTTCACGTCTTCGAGGTCCTCGAAGAGCTTGTTCACCTGGGCGGATCTCCATAGCGTTGGCAGGACCGTGTGCGGTCCCCACTCGTCGCACAGCGTCTGCGTGGCTAACCATTCATCATCGAGTGCCTCGCCATCGGCTTGCGCGTACGCCTGCCGGTAGATCTCGCGGGCAGTGGTGCCCAGTCTCCGAGCGGCGAAGCAGTCCGCCAGCAACATGATGCAGCCTTCTGACGTCTCGCCGGCCTCCCGCCAATAGCAAGGGCTGCCGTCAGCGCTCTGAACGAGGTGCTCGATGGGCGGGTTGTACTCCCAAACGTAATGCCAGCCCATGCCCAGCCGGTGCGGCTGGATACGGCGGCGGCGGGCCTGCGCCCCGGTGGTCTGGATTGTGGTCATGACTCTCTCCTTGCTGGCCGTTGAGAAAAGAACAGCCCCGCGCGGTCACGGCCTTAAACCGCACGCGAGGCTTTGTGAATGATCAACTCAGTTCTTGGGAAACACTGTGCTCAGATGTGACCAGATGAGCAGGAAGGGAGTGGGAAGGGAATCGGGGCGGGTGGGTCTTCGGCGCATTCGTCGAGGAAACGCATATGGTCATCCGAGTACTCGACCCGCCGGCCGAGCAGCTCAGCGCCATCAGCACCGACCATCATCGCGAAGCAGCAGTTGTCGATGGGAAAGCAACCGGACGCTTCGCCAGCCACGGTCACTTCCACGCAGCCGGAGCATTGCCGGATGCGGGTGATCTGTCCTTTACAGTAAGGCATGGTTACACCTCTCTTCTCGGGAACCGTTAACAAAAATGGCCGAGCGAGCCCCACACCGTGTAAGGCTCGACCCGGCCGAGAAATCGCTGTTGGTGTGCTATCAAGAACCGACTTGGTTCTTCAGGATAAGCATGACTGGTTGGTCAGGCTGCTGTCAGGCTGGCTGCGCCAGCTGGTGCCGCCCCGACGGGTTTTCCGCCACGCCTGGCTGTGAACTTTCGGTGGCAGTTCTTGCAGAACCACAGGGGTCGATCGCCCATTGTGGTGGTGCGGCGGACTCCTTTGCTTCTGACGGTACTTTGCCCACAATAAGGGCATTTGGGTTTGCGACCGCGTTTCTTCACGTGAATCACCTCCGCTCCGGTGAGGCCCCGGGACTACTTAAGCTTTGTGGTATTCGCCTGCTTCCACCCGTATGGGCCGCAAAGGACCGTAGGGGTGGTAGTCGTTGTCCGAGGCCACCGTGCGCGGATCGGGTTCCGTCTGATCCTCGTGGGTCGGGGCAGTCAGCAGGTACTCGTAGGCCTGCTGCAGCGCTGTGATGGCCTTGGGCAGGTCGTTGATGCTCAGGCTGTTGGTGCCTTGCCACTGGCCGGCTTTGTCGCGGTAGCGCACCTCGATCACCACCTTCCGCAGGGCGACCGGCTGGCCGTCCCGCTGGATCATGTTCACGAACACCGAGGCTCGCACCGCACCCATCTTGAACACTTTTTCTGGTTTGGACATGTTCCGCTGTTTCCTCCTATCGATTGGATTGACCTATTCGATACGATCGAAAAGACGATGCAGTTTAAAAACCTTTCGGCTCCGGAAAGCGAATAAGCGCCGCGGTCCGCCGCAGGCCCCGGGGGCCTGCAAACGAGCGAGGCCGCGAGCGCGGAGAAGTCGAGACCGGAGCCCAATGCCAAGGTCACGACGGAGTTGTGAAGAGAAGAGGTGTGCTCCGGTGGGTTCGGGGAGCGGGGCAAGTTTTCGGTTTGCTGCGGCAGGATGGAGCACAAAAAGGCGTGGGACGCAGAGCAGCGGCTATCGTGATGCCCGTTCTGTCGGCCAGCATGTGCGGAAAGAGGCGTTTCCGGGCGGAAACACCCTGCCGGCGATCAACGCGTGGTTGATCTTTGATGGGGCGTCGTCAGATCAAGACGAGAGCCCGTGATGAGTGGGTTGCATCAGCACGGCGAGCGCGCTGACCTTCGCGTGAAGATCGTTCGCAAGCCCTTCTGATGTGAACCCGTGCGTTTGATGTCGTCATCCGCACGTTACACCAGTATTTAAACCTATCGGTCGCGGGCACGCAGGCGCGTCTCACGGCTGGCGCGGCGCCTGCGGAGCAGAAGCAGAACGAACATCACGGCCAGCAACACCACGATGGTGAGGCTCAGAGCCACGCCCGGAAGCACAATCCAGTGCGACTGTGCTCGATGGAATCCAAACATGGCTAAAGCGGCGATGCAGAAAGCTGCGATCCAGTGTGACGCCGGGGAGAACAATGACATTAGCCGGATGACCTGGTAGATGATGGTGAACAAGAGGATGAAGGTCAGCGCGGCGCTGACGAGGACTGCCGGGTTCGCATCCGAGCCAAAGGTGTGACTCATCTCGTTATCCTCCAAATACACTTGGTCTTCGGAAGCCGTCTGCCCAATTGTTCTGGTCGAGAAACATTCCGCGGAAACGCTCAGATTGGCACTTGCGCGATGGCCTGCAGGGCGCTATCATCGATGACGAATCAGAAGGAGGCTTGCCATGCTCGAACGATGTCCGTGTTGTGGCGAGGCACTCAAGCCTCGCGCCAGGTACTGCGGGGAGTGCGGCCAGGAGGTCGTGTCACTGTCGTCAGTCAGCCAGTCGTCGGCCCTGATGAGAGTCGCTCCTCAGGTGGCCGCCGTGATGCCCTCGGTTGGCTTTGATGCCGAGCTTGCCGCCCAAGCCCAGCTCGAGATGCACACCCGCCTCAGCCCGCTCATGAACCAGGAGCGCCTGAAAGCCCTGGTGATGGCTATCGCCGCGCACGGCGGGACGGGTACGGTGGGATATTGGTCGGATTGTTGAGGTGCAAAATGCCCCAGATGATTGCGTTGGGCCAGCCGATCCATGTGAACTGCGCCCACTGCGGCCGCCACGCTTGGCACGTGGCGGTGCTTCCCGGCCGGCAGAAGCTATCGTGTCCGTGCTGTCGTCGCGTCACCGTGGTGGATTTCTTCACTGAACGCAACGCTGACGGCGAGCGCCAGTTCAAGATGGACGCTTGGCCGGGGTGACGCCGGACGCAGGTGGTCTAGTGGCTTGCGCGGCTCATCACTTGGG includes the following:
- a CDS encoding zinc ribbon domain-containing protein — its product is MLERCPCCGEALKPRARYCGECGQEVVSLSSVSQSSALMRVAPQVAAVMPSVGFDAELAAQAQLEMHTRLSPLMNQERLKALVMAIAAHGGTGTVGYWSDC